Part of the Nicotiana sylvestris chromosome 5, ASM39365v2, whole genome shotgun sequence genome is shown below.
ATGTTTAGATGAAAATCAATTTAGGGGGTTATTTGTCGTTCGACCCGATCATATTCAACACGACCCGCCCGTTTGTCACCCCTACCTCAATGGCTTAGGCTTCTAGGAATTGTATTGAATCAAACACTCATTCATCACTTCCCTTATTATTTAATTTGTGCCGAATAGTTCATCGCGTGTATGACCAGTGGCGTATGTATGATTTTTTATAAGCGGTGTCACGATTTTAAATAATAATCAAATAATAATTTATTATAATagcatattaaaaaaaaattcgaactatttttataaaacacaaCTCAAGTATATTgatatcaattttaattttttgaaatgtATTCAACATAACCTCATTGGAAACATTGCTAAATACTTTGTATATGTAGAACATCAAGTAATCACACAAAAATTCAATATTCGCTCGATTTTGCAAATTGTTCTTAAATCAATTTCAATATTGAgaaagaagaaacaaagaaaaaaataacCGAACAACTTATAATACTAGACAGATAATTTATTATTGCATAAAATATGCAAATGTGATTGTTGATCCATTGATAATTTTAATGCTTAAGAGGTCCATGGTTCAAACCTAAACGCAttttctattacaaaaatgaggcACAAAGAATTTAAAACAATGAACCACAACATATTTTTTATTACAATTTActctcaaaatcggataacaattgaatttatacacggtgttaaggatacgtgatataaCTTGATACACGTTGAGAAAATAGATTAATACTGAAATTAATGACAGTGAAATAAATGCAAACCAAACAAATTGAACAATCTTAGCCTTGAAGGTTGATCACCCTCGAGTCAAGAAATGTCTCGATCGATGGTAGAACATGGTTAACAAGATAACAAAACTAGAAATGATCAGTATATTGCTTCTTTGATGCGTGTTGCAATGtgttttacaaatgatcagatctccctttatatagtaggggaacccCACTCTTGATACagttctataaaaggtaaaaaatctaATGATTTGTTAATTAATCGGCTTCTCCTTGATACGTGTCGAGATTTCTGCCGTGATCTTCAACTGATCGCGGATATTTCGGCCTTCCATTATTTGGCTCGACAAAGTTCCCTCGATCTCGTTCGGTCTCGCAGTCATGAGCTCAACGATTTAACTTCGCGCCTGAGTTCGATATAATCCGGGGTCGAGCTCCGACCCATCACGTTTTGGTCTCGACTGATCATACAATATACGAATccgatttcgaccgtatacaatTACAAAAATGAGGCACAAAGAATTTAAAACAAAAGTTGAAGCCACGGTATTTGAACGTGTGAGATCTTTATGAAAATTAAAGCGCCTGTCCAGTCGAGCTACACATCATTTTTTCTGTTGGATTTTAATTACACATACTTATAAAATTTTTCGTCCAAACGATAGTCACGTGACACCGCTTGGGCTAAAGTAGATTTGCCCCAGTATATGACCAAACGTATATTTGACTCTagttatgttattttgaaagtttcCCAGTTCCCAGAGGATGAAGATAAGAACCAGAACTATCTGATTGCCCATATTAATAGTGGTGGATCCGAAATTTTCGCTAAAAAcagtcaaaatataaagaaataataCTCGAAAAGCTAGAAAATTTAATATCTAATATATATgcataaaaatattaatttactTGCACAGTGTAAACATCTGGCGAAGAAATATCAATCGACTCCTTTAGACAAGGATAGCTCCGCCCTATAAATTATTAGTATAAGTACTTCTTACGTTCATTGTACAAGAATCAACTGTACATCAATTTATGCAACTCTAGATTAAGGAGATGATTAAATAGAATTCTGCTTATAGTGGCAAAAAACAGACGGTTTTAATTATCTCGGTATTAGTTATTTCACATTTTTATAGGGATAAAAAACATTACAGTCCCGGAATAACTAGTCCCAGGATTAATTATAATGTAGTTTTCTACCAACCAAACATGAGATAAACTCTTCTTAAATTTAGTCCCGATATTAATTATTTCTTATCCCTCGTACCCAACGTGCCCTCAGATTTTAACTAAGCTTACTTTACTTATTTTTAAATAGTCTACTACGTACGACGCATATGAGAAATTGGTGAAATATCAGTCAAATAGTCAAGATTTGTAGATAGTTGGATTTACTACAAGCATACGCTATTTCACCAAAATCAACAAAatcaccatatatatatatatatatatatatatatatatatactttatttctaaaaagaataaaaatttcGGCACTTTAGACTGGAAGTTCTAAAACCAGAATATCCAGAGAATGTAATTATACAGTTAAGCAAGATGCTTCCTCCCTTGGTCTTGACCTATTTTATAGATCAGCATATACTAAAATTATATTAAAGACttattaatattttattaatAGACTAATCTATTAGCGTGACTTAAAATTTAAGCAAATTCACAGGGAAAAAATGATTTTCCTGATTAACTCATCCtctgagatatatatatatatatatatatcataaacTATAAAGCATGtgaaatacatatatatacatacatacatacatatagtatatatatatatatatatatatatatactatatgtatgtatatatatatatatatatatatactatatgtatgtatgtatgtatgtatgtatatatgtgtgtgtgtgaattTCACATGCTTTATAGTTTAGGATCGTAGTAAATGATATGCTCATatgaaaaagatttaaaagattAATTTGTTTTTTGCCGACTCAATAATACAGTCATACCTCCTTATAATATCTCTATATAACAACCATTCACTATAAATgccaagttcttcttggaatcgATTTTTATGTTACGttataaaatattttctctatAACAGCAATTCACTATAGTAACAAAAAAGTATCGGAACAAACGAAATTGTTACGGATAAGTTTGACGGTATATATGTTCATCTTGAAAGGTAAATATGTGTCACAAATAGATAAATGCATAGTATTGAATATTCTCCATTACTTGATCATAAGTACATAACTTATATACAAATTGCTTTGCAACATACTAATTACTTACTAGAGAGGGATTAAAGAATGAGATCAAGAATTAAAACCCTCATTTGCAACTTGGAATATAGTAAATTTTTTCTCCACTAAACAACATTGCAACTTTCCTAACTAAttacaaaatagaaaaaatagcAAACTAAAACCAACTTAAATTACTACACAAGAATGGCTttctaattataaaaaatgaaacaaaacttATATTCTTCATAAATATCATCCATTCAAAGCTGcagccaaatttccaattttaatGCCCTTATTAGAACCAATAATATTCTCTCTGCAATAGAAAGAAATTGTTGGCATTGGCACAAATCCAACAGCTCTCTTCTTTGAATAATTAGAAGAATAATTAAAACTATTCTTCTGATAATTATCATTTGATTTAAACTCATTAATTGTTCTCTTATAAGATCCAAACCATTTAGCTTGCATATAAGCAAGTCTTCTCCATGGTGGAACATAAATATCCATTTTTTTCATAGATTTTTTCATGGCTCTACTCATTATTTTCACTATTTGCTTCAATTCTTCTATTTTTCCCACAAATATTTGAGGATAAATTTCGAGTAATGACGTGTAACATGCCGTTGGTCGAGCTATTTCGAATTCTTCGGCTAATGAAATCTCGATTATGTAGCGATTATTGGCCATATTAATGTCGATGTACTCGTAACTTCCTGATGTACGATTTCCAGATTTTTCCCACTTTGATTTGCAGAGACCTGTAAGATTGAATTACAAGAAAACAATTACTATAAGATAAAAGATTTAATTTATATACACCGACTATATAATTTTTACGGTATTTATTTTACTATGTTATAATAGATAATCTCTATTTTTCATGTCACCATGTCCActtattacaacaacaacaacaacaatccagtaaaatCTCACAGGTGATGGATCGGGGAGGGGGGGGTattagtgtgtacgcagaccttacccctactccgatggaatagaggttgtttccgataaatCTTCGGCTCAAGAAAATGAACGAGACAAAGAGagacaatatatcagtaccatcaacAGAAACCATAGCAAATCGACTtattataaatataaataattatacatGCAATTATCTTTTCTATTGTATTTTAACTTGTTTTAGTATGTATTTGCCTTATTTTCAGGTCATTAATATTATGCAAAATAATTAttccccaatttcaatttaaatgaAACATTTCACTTATCGAGAGTCAATTTAActaaattttaaaactaaattaaataaTGTTCAActtagtattttaaaattaaaatttaaatattcCAAAATTATACGAAAAGTATTATAAGTCGCAATTTTTCTCGTGTCAATATGataacaaaaaatatttaaaaatattagtcAAATTTAACACAGTTTAATTGAAACAGAGGAAGTacagtattttttttaaataaaaaaagtgTTTACCAGCATCAAAACCTCGATCACGTAATCGAGTCATCAACCGCCGTTTAAACTCCGGCGAACTCCGGTCATTCTCTTCAAGCAATACATTTTCCACAGCAACACTAATACTTTTATTCAAATCATCACTTGAATTTTCTTCAATACCTAACAAATTCATCAATTTTTCCTTAATCTCCAACTCATCAAAACAATTCTCACCATTTCCATTAATCTCTTCTAATTTCTCATTCTCATCACTAATAATTATCTCTTCTTCGCCTCTTTCTAAAAACGAATTCACGAGTCCCGATAAATCCGTCAAGCTCGCCGCTGCCGCTGCCGCCGGAGAGTATTCGCTGCCGCTGCTTTCGCAGAGCCTTGCTTTTGCCACCTCATCAAACGCCGCCGCTACTCTCTTAAACTTCACCGGCACGAATCTCGCCATTTTTTTCTaatcaaatattttttttcttaaatgatTGAATTTAAAGATGAAATCAAATATTTATGATGATTCAGTTATGTCGCTATAATGGAGAAAAAATGTTCACAGAGAAGAAACCACTAACCATTAATGGAGTTTTTTGAAAGTAAAGATGAAGACATTATGATGATTATGAATCGTGTAGATATATATAAGTAATTTGGTAACGATAAGTATAATTTTTGGGTTCTGTGTAGTATTCGAATAAGTTCGTATTTTTACGGTAATTTGGGTTAAAGTTTATGATTCAATGTATGTAGACATGATATAAGATTAAGTTCTTTTGCTTCGCTAAATGATAATTTAAGGGATTATCCAATAATAAGGTAAAAATAGTTGGTTAATAGTATCACTTTTTAACtcgcgccagaaactatttacatttggTATCGACAAAagtgtataaattttgtataatttttatagaagaattaacccaaatagccgcCCACCTAatcgcttaaactaaaaatagccggtTGAAGCATAATACATGCATAATTTATGTGTTATATGTGTATAATCatgtataatcaatgtataattTATATAAATGGCTAGAAATAGTAAACAATGAATATGACCggttatttgtgtaaagatccaatttttatatataacatacttaatgtatatatatacaaaaaatatatatttttaatctattattttgagagcggctatacaatgtcatttccCAAAAGAAATTAACATTTAAATAAAAGTTTAAACTTGGTGTTTATGATAAAAATTTACGCACCTTTTCAAAATACTATTTCTCAGCTAACAAAATCACAGTACAATTTTTTATttcattaattaattaatatttgtgaaTAGAACAGCTAATATTGCCTTTTAACTTATTTGTACCTTATCGTACACTTATAtataacaatttcaaaagtattttAATAATTACATAAGAATGTGGTTATTAAAAACCTGGCTTAGAATTCTTAGATATCGATTAACTTAGAATATATTTACAAAGTTTTGATGTAAATATTATATTTCTGAACCACCTGATCTTAATTAGTCGAAGCATGAATCTAATACTTGTTTGTTGATAcataagattaaaaaaaaaaaaattacctaCACCAACTTGTTGATATTTGTACCTTAATCAATTGTGCAAATAGTAGGAGTAACTTACTTTTATAAATCGAAAATcaataaaataattattatatCATGGGTCGGACATGATAAAAATAAATTCCATTTTTTCCGCTTTACTTTACTATTTTGTATTTattaattactattattttttacTCACAATCATCACGTGAATCAACTTTTTTGCTTTTGTTACAAAGTATGTATATCCTGTAAAATTAGTATATTTTTGACTTGTTCAGAATTCACGAGTGGTCAAAATGACACCATAGGTATACAAATATGTTTTCACTATTGATCACCTATTGTTTTAAGATTGAGATGGCTATGACTTAAAGGGACCAAGTGGAAAATGTTAATCGTTTGTGTTTTCTTAATTACAACAATCTGATGATATCATGGAAATAATTTGAAAAGAATAATTAAGTTAAAAGTAGTAGTCATTTGGTAACATAAAAATGTCTCCATTATTGCCCACTATTCTTAGAAATCGTTTCAAGCATTATACGAGTTAATTTCATTAGCACCTTGGTTTTGATGGAGTGAATATGATCCCTCCTTCCTTAATTAGTTGTCTCGAACTTTTTAGCTTTGGATATAGAAGAAATGTAGgataagactgcgtacaatagatcCTTGTGGTTCAGCCCTTCCCCGAATCCCGCACATAGCGAGAGCTTAATGCACCGGACTGCCTTTTGAATATGGAAGAAATCCTGGTAGCTAGGAAGCGCTTCCCTTTATAATAGGACTCATGCAACGCGAATGCGAACTAGTTGGAGTAGAGGTGGAGCCAATATTTAAAGCTTATGGGTTCAGAATTCTAAATCTTTTAAATTATTAGattataaattaataatttatatatattcaatgaaTTTCGTATGACAAATACATGATTTGGATTAAAGTTCCTGACTTCAGTCGAACCCATTGTTTCTATTTTCGCTGCACCTCTGAGTCAGAGGCCCCAATACAAATATCATACCGGGTGGAAAACAAAAAAACGTTAAGTTCATTATGCACGAGTGTATTTGCCTAAAACCCCTATATTGTATTGTCACATATGCGGAAATTTGAAGCCGTAATGTTTGTACTGAGATAGCAATTGACTCCCTTTTgtctttcctttttatttttcctaATTATAGAGAGGCAAGTTCAATGAACTTGAAATTCCGTCTAGATACGTTGAATCTCAAGTCATGATAAAGCTAAGCTCCTTTCTCCACTTATAGTTTCGTGATATAGTAGAAAAACATATACTCCGAACAaatcctcgacctccataccttcctatcaagggttatgtcctcggtcagctgaaGTTGCGCCATGTCTTGTCTAATCACATATCCCCGtctcttctttggcctacctctatctctctgtcGACCCTACtatgtcaacctctcacacctcctcaccggggcatctgtgctcctcctcacatgaccaaaccacctaagccGCGCTTCCAacatcttgtcctcaataggaGCCACACGTACCTTGTCGCGAATAACCTCATTTTTTTATTCTATCTAAcctggtgtgcccgcacatccatcttaATATTCccatctctgctaccttcatcttctggacatgaacgatcttgactggccaacacccAGCCCCATACAACATCTTTGGTATGACCACAACTCTGTAGAACTTATCTTTAAGTTTCGGTGGCACCTTGTTGTCACACAAAATACCGGAAATgagtctccatttcatccatcctaTCCCAATACGATGTGCGgcatcttcatcaatctccccatcCTTCTGAATAATAaacccaaggtacttaaaacttcCTCTCCTAGGGATGGACTATGAGTCCAACCTCACCTCTCCTTCCCCTCCTTGAGTGTCGCCACTGAAtttacactccaagtattctgtcttggtcttgctcaacttgaaacctttagactccaataTCTGCCTCCATACCTCTAATTCCATCAGTAGCATAGTATTCCTGCCCCTTTTCCCTTTTCGATGAatttttcatttaaaaataataattatataatacAAAATATTTTGGTGCTTATGTACATTATCTAGCTTTATGGTGGATATTTTTCATCCAGCAGCTGTTGTACCAGCAAGTTAGATCCCACAAAATAATAGTGTACTGCTTTTGTAGATCATAACCTAGTAGTTTTTTCTGGTTAAAGTCCAAAATGTACTCAAAAATTTgattttagaaatcattaaagttACAtgaggaaggggggggggggactaTTATGTGCGTTAAGAAAATATAGACCTGATGTAAATGATAATGTGGctaaaataatacaatacatagTAAACATTACAATAAGCTTGCAATGAGAGATTTATTGTCACGAGATATTGATGATCATGTGGTGCCTATTTAAACAATCTAAAGCCTTGGCGTGCAAGTAAACCTTGTAGAAAAATGGATAGAAAAGGTAACCTATAGACTTAAGCGACCAGCTCGATAAAAAGCTAACACCATATTTCATGTGAATCGGTTTTACTTAAAGAATATAGTTTACTCATAGAGAGAAAATCACTTTTAATCTGcgacgaaactatttatattcgGTAGTCGCGAaggtatataaaatttatatactttttgtatataatatacatatatacaaaaaatatatattttttcgatTATTATTCTGAGAGATTATACAATGTTATTTTCCATTATTCTAACACAAGAATCAAAGTTTTTCTCCTCTGCAAAGCTATCAACGCTTTATTCAAGATCTTTAGCAGTCGATCGTTCATTCTCCCTCTCCGATGGCTTTCGAAAGCTCGAcatgaaagaataaaaaaaataggaaaaaatatgTACGAAATGAGTGTCATTAAGTTGATAAAAAGTTTGGGCCATCACCATGTGGTCCAATCTTTTTCTGGACAATCTTATGGTAAAAATTttacggggcgccctatttgatTCCCCATTTAATGTGTACccaaattttatttatttttaattagtaCCCAAAGTACAGACAATTTCAGGCttttttctcctcctcctcctccttctttgTGAAAATAAAGGTGACGGTAAATTTATATGGTGTTTATAAATatattgtcacgccccgaacctagggacgagactggcacccggtgcctcacctatccttgcgtactaactaagggactctgaacatatgatgtcatatttTGGACATGgaccacattgcaagacaactatgaatgctgactaaatatcaatataaaactGGCCCGACAAGGCCGTTATAATtactacagctgacaaaccaaccaaatatacatacaaggcctacaagcccaacatgctgcactaactgacaggatatgtctacaagcctctactggtgGATACACTGTGATCGGAACGACTCCTCGACCTacacataacatatatacatatctACACAAGATGcacataaagctctagacccgaCAACTCCGAAGGGCatagagcttaccgatcaagctgaactcgggctaCACTTAATGAGGAGGTTTACCCATctatctgtctgaacctgcacgcataaaatgcagcatccccagaaaaagggacgttagtacgaaataatgtactgagtatgtaagacaatatactgaaagttgaaactgaactaataatataataactgaaagtaacttggagtcaaagataatctgaagatatgcttacctgctgatactgactcaattctctcaataataagtaaaatagttgtccggccttataaggctcggtatatatatatatatatatgctctgccataataggctcgctcataggcactcggccatactaggcgcTGTATCTCGACCGACTgggctcactcataggcgctcggccacagtaggctctgtatataacttaccatctgatcagaggttgcccaatagggtcctgcccatcgattataactcaatggtaatgaaaatactgtaatactgtatatatagtcTCTTTgttctcttgactggaagaagacaatactcaattgaatatgaagtcctgatAAGGGAAAATACTGTAACTTACGAGACTAGGAAAtatacataaattcaggaatatgaatttctctttatgcctcgttatcaaactcgtgtaattacgagatcatgccaaaataaaagaagcgcttagccttaacatacctgagtcgattcgcTTGACAATTCTCCCAACACATGTCAATTGCGAAAACATGTAACGACGGATCAATGTAGGGAAAAAATcagtatgatattcttgagaaagattgcaccgtactcccttagaattgtAAAATCCCGTTGCATCCTCTTTGGCTATAATTTCagctttcaaattattccacgcCACTTAAATGAAGATGTGTCTTCCTGGTGATTATAAGGAAGAACCACATACAGTTTATGTACAAAAAGAGGCATAATGAGCATAAGAAATCTGAAGGTAATTTGCCTCTATGAGATACATGATTTGTGCGATTCTCTCTTACCAAGAAAATATAGGTTTTAAGAGCACATCCATGACAGTACTTGGTTAAATACTTGTTGTCTAATGAACAAGAATGTTCTAGCCATATCAAAGAAAGTAAAATAGAAAATTTGAATCAACTTTTACCAAAGCAGAAAACCCAAAACTCCACTTACATTTTTGGACGTTGGTGGAGTCCTTTTGATGCATAAATGTTTTGTATACAACAAATTAGGCTGCCACCTATTTAGCCAAGACTAAGAGTCATATGGTTGGTGTAGTGGCTTGCTACCACATTTTGGTGGGTTTAAGCACTATCCAAATTTTATCCACCCATTTCTTTAATTACATGGTTAATCTTCCACCAAAAATTCATAATTAACCAaatattcacataattaagaattatctcaatttactcaaaatactattcacttttaatacactttatacaccttactattatggtcatgtggtaccttgtatgacactggTTCATAAATACCAGATATTTTAgcttgggccgtattttatcccaa
Proteins encoded:
- the LOC104211916 gene encoding uncharacterized protein; its protein translation is MARFVPVKFKRVAAAFDEVAKARLCESSGSEYSPAAAAAASLTDLSGLVNSFLERGEEEIIISDENEKLEEINGNGENCFDELEIKEKLMNLLGIEENSSDDLNKSISVAVENVLLEENDRSSPEFKRRLMTRLRDRGFDAGLCKSKWEKSGNRTSGSYEYIDINMANNRYIIEISLAEEFEIARPTACYTSLLEIYPQIFVGKIEELKQIVKIMSRAMKKSMKKMDIYVPPWRRLAYMQAKWFGSYKRTINEFKSNDNYQKNSFNYSSNYSKKRAVGFVPMPTISFYCRENIIGSNKGIKIGNLAAALNG